A single window of Camelus ferus isolate YT-003-E chromosome 7, BCGSAC_Cfer_1.0, whole genome shotgun sequence DNA harbors:
- the LOC102522976 gene encoding carboxypeptidase A4 isoform X3, which translates to MKWILFFGALIGSGICGREKCFGDQVFRINVRNGDEISKISQLVNSDNFKLSFWKSPSTFGHPVDILVPSVSLQPVRAFLKSQLLEYSVTIEDLQALLDNEEKERQHNEGQERSSNNFNYGAYHSLEAIYHEMDSIAQDFSGLVSRVKIGHSFENRSMYILKFSTGRGSQRPAIWLNAGIHSREWISQATAIWTARKIVTDYGKDPAITSILEKMDIFLLPVANPDGYVYTQTQDRLWRKSRSLNPGSSCIGTDLNRNWNVSFAGKGASDDPCSEAYHGTHANSEVEVKSVVDFIQKHRNFKCFIDLHSYSQLLMYPYGYTFNKAPDTKELDEVARRAAKALASLSGTEYRVGPISTTICRACRPLGAVLS; encoded by the exons ATGAAGTGGATACTGTTCTTTGGGGCCCTTATTGGGTCTGGCATCTGTGGCCGAGAAAAGTGTTTTGG ggacCAAGTTTTCAGGATTAACGTCAGAAATGGAGATGAGATCAGCAAAATAAGTCAGCTAGTGAATTCAGACAACTTCAAG cTCAGCTTCTGGAAATCTCCCTCTACTTTTGGTCATCCTGTGGATATCCTCGTCCCTTCTGTCAGTCTTCAGCCAGTCAGAGCCTTCCTGAAGTCCCAGCTCTTAGAGTACTCAGTGACTATTGAAGACCTGCAG GCCCTTTTAgataatgaagagaaagaaaggcaacACAATGAAGGTCAAGAACGGAGCAGTAATAACTTCAACTATGGGGCCTACCATTCTCTGGAAGCT ATTTACCATGAGATGGACAGCATTGCCCAAGATTTTTCTGGCTTGGTGAGCAGGGTGAAAATTGGGCATTCATTTGAAAACCGGTCGATGTATATACTGAAG TTCAGTACTGGGAGAGGCAGTCAGCGGCCGGCCATTTGGCTGAACGCAGGCATCCATTCCCGGGAGTGGATCTCACAGGCCACGGCAATCTGGACTGCGAGAAAG ATTGTAACTGATTATGGGAAGGATCCAGCCATCACATCCATCTTGGAGAAAATGGATATTTTCTTGTTGCCTGTGGCCAATCCTGATGGATATGTTTACACACAAACTCAA GACCGATTATGGAGGAAGTCACGGTCTCTAAATCCTGGAAGCTCCTGCATTGGTACTGATCTAAATAGAAATTGGAATGTTAGTTTTGCAG GAAAGGGAGCCAGTGACGACCCTTGCTCTGAAGCATACCATGGAACCCATGCCAATTCGGAAGTAGAGGTGAAATCGGTGGTAGATTTCATCCAAAAACACAGGAATTTCAAATGTTTCATTGACCTTCACAGCTACTCACAGCTGCTGATGTACCCATATGGGTACACGTTCAACAAGGCCCCGGATACTAAAGAGCTG GATGAGGTGGCAAGGCGTGCAGCCAAAGCTCTGGCTTCGCTGTCGGGCACTGAGTATCGCGTGGGTCCTATCAGCACCACTATCT
- the LOC102522976 gene encoding carboxypeptidase A4 isoform X2, whose amino-acid sequence MKWILFFGALIGSGICGREKCFGDQVFRINVRNGDEISKISQLVNSDNFKLSFWKSPSTFGHPVDILVPSVSLQPVRAFLKSQLLEYSVTIEDLQALLDNEEKERQHNEGQERSSNNFNYGAYHSLEAIYHEMDSIAQDFSGLVSRVKIGHSFENRSMYILKFSTGRGSQRPAIWLNAGIHSREWISQATAIWTARKIVTDYGKDPAITSILEKMDIFLLPVANPDGYVYTQTQDRLWRKSRSLNPGSSCIGTDLNRNWNVSFAGKGASDDPCSEAYHGTHANSEVEVKSVVDFIQKHRNFKCFIDLHSYSQLLMYPYGYTFNKAPDTKELDEVARRAAKALASLSGTEYRVGPISTTIYPASGSSTDWAYDNGIKYAFAFELRDTRHYGFLLPANQIIPTAEETWLGMKTIMEHVRDHLY is encoded by the exons ATGAAGTGGATACTGTTCTTTGGGGCCCTTATTGGGTCTGGCATCTGTGGCCGAGAAAAGTGTTTTGG ggacCAAGTTTTCAGGATTAACGTCAGAAATGGAGATGAGATCAGCAAAATAAGTCAGCTAGTGAATTCAGACAACTTCAAG cTCAGCTTCTGGAAATCTCCCTCTACTTTTGGTCATCCTGTGGATATCCTCGTCCCTTCTGTCAGTCTTCAGCCAGTCAGAGCCTTCCTGAAGTCCCAGCTCTTAGAGTACTCAGTGACTATTGAAGACCTGCAG GCCCTTTTAgataatgaagagaaagaaaggcaacACAATGAAGGTCAAGAACGGAGCAGTAATAACTTCAACTATGGGGCCTACCATTCTCTGGAAGCT ATTTACCATGAGATGGACAGCATTGCCCAAGATTTTTCTGGCTTGGTGAGCAGGGTGAAAATTGGGCATTCATTTGAAAACCGGTCGATGTATATACTGAAG TTCAGTACTGGGAGAGGCAGTCAGCGGCCGGCCATTTGGCTGAACGCAGGCATCCATTCCCGGGAGTGGATCTCACAGGCCACGGCAATCTGGACTGCGAGAAAG ATTGTAACTGATTATGGGAAGGATCCAGCCATCACATCCATCTTGGAGAAAATGGATATTTTCTTGTTGCCTGTGGCCAATCCTGATGGATATGTTTACACACAAACTCAA GACCGATTATGGAGGAAGTCACGGTCTCTAAATCCTGGAAGCTCCTGCATTGGTACTGATCTAAATAGAAATTGGAATGTTAGTTTTGCAG GAAAGGGAGCCAGTGACGACCCTTGCTCTGAAGCATACCATGGAACCCATGCCAATTCGGAAGTAGAGGTGAAATCGGTGGTAGATTTCATCCAAAAACACAGGAATTTCAAATGTTTCATTGACCTTCACAGCTACTCACAGCTGCTGATGTACCCATATGGGTACACGTTCAACAAGGCCCCGGATACTAAAGAGCTG GATGAGGTGGCAAGGCGTGCAGCCAAAGCTCTGGCTTCGCTGTCGGGCACTGAGTATCGCGTGGGTCCTATCAGCACCACTATCT ATCCAGCTAGCGGGAGCAGCACTGACTGGGCATATGATAATGGCATCAAGTATGCATTTGCTTTTGAGTTGAGAGATACTAGGCACTATGGCTTCCTTCTGCCAGCCAACCAGATCATCCCCACTGCAGAGGAGACCTGGCTGGGGATGAAGACCATCATGGAACATGTGCGGGACCACCTCTACTAG